The following proteins are encoded in a genomic region of Maylandia zebra isolate NMK-2024a linkage group LG1, Mzebra_GT3a, whole genome shotgun sequence:
- the LOC101483622 gene encoding protein C19orf12 homolog: MEAKDEHIEKLIHELSPDVERELRNTWMRLLKGTVVTGGCTLVCAALFGPVGFAVGGVIGGLSSWLTSKKFKSVPEILGEMTDDQRRELFNAIRRHLRGLVWKTAEDLIDKVMRNPDLKTTIINLLIGMLM; this comes from the exons ATGGAAGCGAAAGATGAACATATCGAAAAACTGATTCATGAATTATCACCTGATGTAGAGAGAGAGCTGAGAAACACCTGGATGCGCCTCCTCAAAGGAACAGTTGTGACGGGAGGATGCACATTAGTATGCGCGGCTCTCTTTGGACCTGTGGGGTTTGCTGTTG GTGGAGTCATTGGTGGCCTCTCCAGCTGGCTGACCAGTAAAAAGTTCAAGTCTGTGCCTGAGATCCTGGGGGAGATGACTGATGACCAGAGGAGAGAGCTCTTCAACGCAATCAGGCGACATTTACGTGGCCTGGTGTGGAAAACTGCTGAAGACCTCATTGATAAAGTGATGAGAAATCCTGATCTCAAGACCACAATTATCAATTTGTTAATCGGAATGTTAATGTGA